In Desulfosediminicola ganghwensis, a single window of DNA contains:
- a CDS encoding carboxymuconolactone decarboxylase family protein — MTNAREIVQHFKKGMGTLTDAMPETIPAMAGFMGTAAKDGALTYREKELVAIGVALYTRCPECIAVHCQKALEAGCTREEILEAAGMAMVFGGGPVLGSSATLLLECLDEFAK; from the coding sequence CTTCAAGAAAGGAATGGGAACTCTGACCGATGCAATGCCCGAGACAATCCCCGCCATGGCTGGCTTTATGGGAACTGCCGCCAAAGACGGCGCATTGACCTACCGAGAGAAGGAACTTGTGGCAATCGGCGTCGCTTTGTATACGCGCTGCCCCGAATGTATCGCCGTTCACTGCCAAAAGGCCCTTGAGGCAGGCTGTACCCGGGAGGAGATACTCGAGGCTGCGGGCATGGCAATGGTTTTTGGCGGTGGCCCTGTTCTTGGATCCAGCGCTACGTTGTTGCTGGAGTGTCTGGATGAATTTGCGAAATAA
- a CDS encoding IscA/HesB family protein, whose product MLNVSDLAVDKLHEYLQANNISSPLRVALLPGGCAGQTLGLALDDEKATDESFKKNEITFLVEKILLEQCGSITVDYVEAGAKSGFSISTTKPLPTTGGGCNSTSCGTGGCSC is encoded by the coding sequence ATGTTAAACGTTAGCGATCTCGCAGTCGATAAACTGCACGAATATTTGCAAGCCAATAATATCTCTTCACCTCTCAGGGTGGCACTTTTACCTGGGGGATGCGCAGGTCAGACGCTCGGCCTTGCTCTGGATGACGAGAAAGCGACTGATGAGTCCTTCAAAAAAAACGAGATTACCTTTCTGGTGGAGAAAATCCTGCTTGAGCAGTGCGGTTCCATAACCGTAGATTATGTGGAGGCCGGTGCAAAATCCGGTTTCAGCATCAGCACGACAAAGCCATTGCCAACTACAGGGGGCGGATGCAACTCCACATCCTGCGGAACAGGTGGATGCAGTTGTTGA